A window of Nocardiopsis sp. Huas11 genomic DNA:
GAGGCCATCTCTCCGGACGTGCCGGGCCTGCCCTGCCAGTTCAGCTCGGCACGGTGATGGCCCGGTGCCGCCGGCTGTGCGACCCAGTCGAGTTTCACGGGTACTCCAACGACGCCCGCGACCGCCCACTCGATATGTGGGCACAGCGCCGCGGGCGCGGAGTGGACGTACAAGACGCCACGTGCGGACACCGAACCTCCTGATACGAACGAGTGCGCTTCCCCGACGCCCTCGTATCACGAGAAGGTTGCATACCCGCCTGGATACCTTTTGCCCCATTGTGCCCCAAGGGCACCCTGGAAATCATCGTTCCCGCTGGTATTTTCCAGCGTTCCCCCCGTAACCGGAACCCCCAGAGACTAGCGTGAGCCCCAGAACGGACAGGGAGTCCGATCATAGTGGGGGCGGGATTGCCAGACCAGTCACATGAGACCATCCACACGGTCATTCCTCCCTCCGAAATCGTACTTCCGCCCCAGAACGGGCATCAATCGCCCCATCTCTTGCCGATTTCGGCCACAACCGGCCCGCGATCCGAGGACCCGGACGACGCCGAACTCGTCCGGCGCGCGTGCGCCGGCGACCCCCGTGCCTGGGAACTCATCGTCGACCGCCACCTGGCGCTCGTGAACGCCGTCGCGCGTTCCTACCGCCTCTCCGTCCCGGACCGGGAGGACGCGGTGCAGACCGTCTGGCTCACCCTGAACCAGCACCTGCCGCGGCTGCGCGCCCCGGACCGGCTCCGCGCCTGGCTGCGCCGGGTCACCAGCGACGTCTGCGCCCGCCAGCGCCGCCGAGCCCTGCGCCAGCGCCCCGTCGACCCGCACCTGCTGGCCGACCTGGCCCCGGCGGACGGCCCCGACCCCGAGTCCGCGTACCTGGAAAGGGAAAGGCACGACGAACTCCACCGCGCGATCCGCCGGCTCACCGACGCTCGGGACCGGATCGCCGTCCTGCACTACCTGGACGAGACGCCCGCACCGGAGTGGGTCCACGGCGCCGCGGGACCGCGGGCCGCCGCCAACCACCGGCGCCGGATCGTTCGCAGCCTCCGCCGCCTCATGAAGGGCCCCGAGTGAAGGAACGCACCGACCCCCCACGCGACAGGGACACCGACGGCAGAGCGGCCGCTCTGGCGGCCTTCGACCGCGGCGACGACGGCGCCGACCTGGCCGGACTCACCGAGCAGTCCCCGCCCCGGCGCACCGCCGCGCGCGCGGACCACGACCCGGTCACGGCGTCGCTGCGCTTCGACCACGACGACCTCGCGCTCTCCGTACGGGTCCACGCGCCCGCCCGCGGGCCACAGGCGGCGGACCGCTCCGTGCACGGCCAGATCACCGGCCACGTGGACGAGGCCGACCTGCGGGCGCGACGGCCCGGGCGCTCGTTCGGCGTGCGCGTGGGGGCCGACGGACGCTTCACCCTCACCGGCCTCGACCGGGGACCGCTCAGCCTGGAGGTACGCCGGCCGGGCCGCGCCCCGGTGATCACGGCGTGGTTCACGGTCTGATCCCCCCCTTCACAGATGTGGCTGTGCCCGTCGCGCGTTCGGGTCCTCCCCGAACCCGGTCGCACCCGTCCGGTTCTGCTGGTGTTCGCCCCGCTTCGCACCCACGGATCGGGGCCGAATCCGCGTCCGACGCTGCCGCCGCACCCGGTCACTGCTGTTCACTGGGACCTGGCCGGTGGGAGCCCCCTCCACGAGCGGTACCGCGGAGGCGAGTGCGCGCCGGAGCCGTTGAGGACCGACCCACCCGCGAAAGGCGGCCGGACGTGCCACCCATCCCCCGACCCGGCCCACCGGCGTCCCGCTCCCGTGGGCGCCTCGTCCACCGCTCCGCGGGGCCGTCCCCCGACCCGGGCTCGGGCCACGCCCTGATGCGCCGGGTCGTCCGCGGAGTGCGCCTCGCCCAGTACGGCCGGTTCGAGGAGACGGTCTCGCTGCTCACCGAGGCGCGCGTTCGGCTCCGCGGCCACCCCGTCGCAGCCTCGGCCCCGGTGGTGCCCGGTGTCCTGGCCAACCTCGGCCTGGCCCAGACCCTGTGCGGTCGCTACGGGCCGGCCGACGACCACCTGCGCGAGGCACGCGCCCTGGCCCAGGAACGGCGCCTGCCGCTCATGGACCTCGTCGTACGACAGAACCAGGGCTGCCTCGCGCTCCACCGAGGTGACGCGGTCGCGGCGATCGGGACCTTCCTCGACCTGCGCGACCGCCTGCCCGGCGACCGCCGCGACGCCCTGCGCGTCGACCTGGCCGAGGCGCTGCTGGCCGAGGGCCTGGTGGAGGAGGCCGCGACGGTCCTGCACGAGGGATCGTGGAGCGGTGACGGCGAGGCGGCGCCCGCCACGCTCCTGGTCGAGGCGAAACTGCGCCTGCTCGACGGCTCGCCGACCCGAGCGGTCGAGCTCATCCGGCGCGTTCGGCGGTCGAACGGCGCGGGCTCGCTCTGGCACCGCCTCGCCGTGCGCCTGGAGACCATGGCCCACCGCGTCGCCCGGACCGCGCGACCGACCGGGCCCGCCGACGCGCTCGGCGCCCACGCGACCCTCGGAACCCCTGCGACCCTCGACGACGCACTGCGCACCCCTGCGACCCTCGGCCCGGCGGAGCCGTTGGGGCGGGCCGGGGAGGCCCTGGCGCTGCGCGCGCCACTGGCCGCACCCGAGGCCCCGGTGCCCGACCGGACCGCCCACCGCGCCCTGCGAGCCCTGGCCCGCAGCACCGCCGCCGCGCCCGGGGCCTGGGCCGGCCCCGCCGTCGCCGACCCCCACGTCGTCCGGGCCGGGCTGGAGCGCGCGCTGCTGGAGGGCGACGCGGCCACCGCCCTCGAATGGGCGGACCTGGGCCGGACCTGGGCGGCGCCCCTGGTCCCGGGCCCGCACGCGCCCCGGTCGAGGGCCCTGACCACGCTGACCGAACACTACCGCGCCGCGCTGGCACGGGGTGGCGATCCGCGCTCGGGCGCGCGCCGATGGGAGTCCGAGCGCTGGCGGGCCCTGTACACCTCCACGCCGGCCGCGCGTGCGCACGGCCCCGCGGGGCCCGTGGTCCCGGCGATGGTCGAGCGCCTGGCGGACCGGGCGTTCGTCCACCTGGTGCGGGCTCTGGACGACCTCGTCGCGATCGTCGCCACGTCCGAGGGGGTACGGGCGCGACCCCTGGGGCCGTTCCGCCGGGCCGCGCGGACCCTGGCCGACTTCACGCACGAGGCGCCCCGCTCACAGGGCGCGCCCACCCCCGACGGCGACGCCGTCCACGCGCTCGTGGCGCCGGTCCTGCCGCTGGTGGGCGACCGCGGGCTCGTCGTGGCCGCCGACCCTGCGCTGGGCGACCCGCCCTGGGGCATGCTGCCCGCGCTGTGCGGACGCACGCTGTCGCTGGTCCCCACCGCCCGCTTCTGGACCGAGCGGACCACTCCCCCGCCAGCGCCCCGCCGGGTGCTGCTCGTGGCCGGCACCGAGCCGGACGGAGCCCGGGCCGAGGTCGCCGCGCTCGCCGACCTGCACCCCGCGGCACGGGTCCTCACCGGCGCGCGGACCCGGCCCGAGGACGTGCTGGCGGAGTTCGGCCGCGCCGACCTCGTGCACCTGGCCGCGCACGGCCGCGTCCCCGACGACGCTCCGCTGCTGGCGTCCGTGGAACTGCCGCGGGGTCCGCTGCTCGCCTGCGACCTGCGGGACGTCACCGCGGCGCCCGCGGTGGTCACCCTGTCGACATGCTGGACCGGGCGCGGTTTCGCCACCGCGCCCGGCCTGCCGTCGGGGTTCGTGGGAGCGCTGCTGGCCCGCGGTACGCGCACCGTGGTGGCCAGTCCCGTCCCGGTCGAGGACGCCTCGACCGGCAGGGCCATGCGCGCCTTCCACCGCGCGCTGGTGGCGGGGACACCGGTGCCCGAGGCGGTGGCCCTCCACCTCGGGCGGTCCGGATTCTGCTGCTACGGCGCCTGAGCGCCGACCACGGGTGGCGCCGGGGTCACCAGCCCCGCTCGCGCCATTCGGCCAGGTGGGGACGCTCGGCGCCGAGCGTGGTGTCCCTGCCGTGGCCGGGGTAGATCCAGGTGTCGTCGGGCAACGGGCCGAACACGCGCTCCTCCACGTCCGCGAGCAGCGAACGGAAGTCGGGGTCCGACCCGGTGCGGCCGACCCCGCCCGGGAAGAGGCTGTCGCCGGTGAACAGGTGGGTGCGTCCCTCGGGATCGTCGTAGCGCAGCGCGATCGACCCGGGAGTGTGCCCCCGAAGGTGGATGACGGTGAGGGTGCAGTCCCCGACCGGAACGGTGTCGCCGTGGACGACGGGCTCGTCCACGGAGACCGGGAGCTCGTCACCGTCGTCGGGGTGGGCGACGGTGCGGGCGCCGGTCTGGCCGACGACTTCGGCGAGGGCCTGCCAGTGGTCCTGGTGGCGGTGGGTGGTGACCACTCTGGCCAGGCCGCCCTCCCCGATCAGCTCCAGGACGCGGTCGGCCTCGGCCGCCGCGTCGATGAGCACGGCTTCGCCCGTCGCTCTGCAGGTGAGGAGGTAGGCGTTGTTGTCCATCGGCCCGACGGCCAGCTTGGCGATCGTCAGTTGCGGTAGTTGTCGCAGGTCGGCAGGGCCGCCGACCCTCGTATCTCCGGAGTAGCTCACCAGACCATTGTGGCCCGACATGGGGAGCGTACGCACCCGGGCCGCACACGTCGGGTGCCCGGGTCACCGGGCGTCCGACGACCGCCCGTTCCGCGGCAGGGCGCGATGCGGCACGGACGGTACGGACGGTACGGCGCGGGGCCGGCTACCGCGCCCAGCGCGGGGGGCGCTTCTCGAAGAAGGACGCCCGCCCCTCGGCCGCGTCCTCGCTGCCGAAGAACTCGGCCGACAGCTCGCCCATCCGGGCGAACGCCTCCTTGCGCCGGTCCGGCGCGGCCAGCGCGCCGGCGCCGAGTTCGCCCAGCAGCTCCTTGGTCCGCGAGAGCGCGCGCGGAGCCGCTCCCCGCAGTCCCTCCAGCACGGCGT
This region includes:
- a CDS encoding carboxypeptidase-like regulatory domain-containing protein, producing the protein MKERTDPPRDRDTDGRAAALAAFDRGDDGADLAGLTEQSPPRRTAARADHDPVTASLRFDHDDLALSVRVHAPARGPQAADRSVHGQITGHVDEADLRARRPGRSFGVRVGADGRFTLTGLDRGPLSLEVRRPGRAPVITAWFTV
- a CDS encoding CHAT domain-containing protein, with translation MPPIPRPGPPASRSRGRLVHRSAGPSPDPGSGHALMRRVVRGVRLAQYGRFEETVSLLTEARVRLRGHPVAASAPVVPGVLANLGLAQTLCGRYGPADDHLREARALAQERRLPLMDLVVRQNQGCLALHRGDAVAAIGTFLDLRDRLPGDRRDALRVDLAEALLAEGLVEEAATVLHEGSWSGDGEAAPATLLVEAKLRLLDGSPTRAVELIRRVRRSNGAGSLWHRLAVRLETMAHRVARTARPTGPADALGAHATLGTPATLDDALRTPATLGPAEPLGRAGEALALRAPLAAPEAPVPDRTAHRALRALARSTAAAPGAWAGPAVADPHVVRAGLERALLEGDAATALEWADLGRTWAAPLVPGPHAPRSRALTTLTEHYRAALARGGDPRSGARRWESERWRALYTSTPAARAHGPAGPVVPAMVERLADRAFVHLVRALDDLVAIVATSEGVRARPLGPFRRAARTLADFTHEAPRSQGAPTPDGDAVHALVAPVLPLVGDRGLVVAADPALGDPPWGMLPALCGRTLSLVPTARFWTERTTPPPAPRRVLLVAGTEPDGARAEVAALADLHPAARVLTGARTRPEDVLAEFGRADLVHLAAHGRVPDDAPLLASVELPRGPLLACDLRDVTAAPAVVTLSTCWTGRGFATAPGLPSGFVGALLARGTRTVVASPVPVEDASTGRAMRAFHRALVAGTPVPEAVALHLGRSGFCCYGA
- a CDS encoding MBL fold metallo-hydrolase, with product MSYSGDTRVGGPADLRQLPQLTIAKLAVGPMDNNAYLLTCRATGEAVLIDAAAEADRVLELIGEGGLARVVTTHRHQDHWQALAEVVGQTGARTVAHPDDGDELPVSVDEPVVHGDTVPVGDCTLTVIHLRGHTPGSIALRYDDPEGRTHLFTGDSLFPGGVGRTGSDPDFRSLLADVEERVFGPLPDDTWIYPGHGRDTTLGAERPHLAEWRERGW
- a CDS encoding RNA polymerase sigma factor — translated: MPISATTGPRSEDPDDAELVRRACAGDPRAWELIVDRHLALVNAVARSYRLSVPDREDAVQTVWLTLNQHLPRLRAPDRLRAWLRRVTSDVCARQRRRALRQRPVDPHLLADLAPADGPDPESAYLERERHDELHRAIRRLTDARDRIAVLHYLDETPAPEWVHGAAGPRAAANHRRRIVRSLRRLMKGPE